CACTTATAACAATACAAAGAAGGATAACACTGACGTCTCCTCTGTTCTTTGTCCTCTCCTGCAGGGTTCCTGAGCACAGGTGACCAGGCAGCTAAAGGGAATTACGGTTTGTTGGACCAGATCCAGGCTCTGCGTTGGACCAGTGAGAACATTGCAGCCTTCGGCGGCGACCCGTTACGTATCACTGTGTTTGGCTCGGGCGCCGGTGCCTCCTGTGTTAACCTGCTCACGCTGTCTCACTACTCGGAGGGCAACCGCTGGAGCAACTCCACCAAAGGTACAAAACACCAGGGAATTCATGTGGGATCTTCATGTATATTTAACCGTGCATGTGCGCCTCAGTAGTGCGTGACCATGTGAGTGATGGTGCAGGGGGAAACTCAAGACAGTTCACAGTTTAGCTTTGCAGATGCTTTTGGCTGCATGTGCATTGAATGGAACATTTTGTTCTCATGTAGGAGCAGCTTTCCTGACTACAAACACACCATTCAACTGTGATAATGAGACGCAACCTGAGTTCAAATAATCTTGTTTTCACCTGCCCAAACAAATTAAGAGGAATCACAACAGAGAATCCTCAGTGTGAATGCACCCTGACTAATTTGGCATTTGGATTAGTTATGATATCGCTGCTTTGAAGGCAGGTAGACTCATAGCATACATACATGATAAACACCAACCTAGTGTAGATGTAAAGCATCGCCTGGAGGAAGGTTTGCTCAGGcggctgttgtttgttttcacccagaaatagaaatacaaagacTTTCCATCCTAACATGACTTTGTGTGACAGTTAGTAGCGTGAGGTCAGATGCATTGGGAGAAACAAAAGGGTGCGTCTACGTGTAGACTtcagttttacatttgaaagtcagtaaggaaaaaaaaaactggaaacagaatTGCAGAAACATGAACAGCTTTCACTGTGATCAGACGGAGCAAaggctgaaaaataaagattaaaatatGCTAACACTTACCGATTCTGTTTCATGCACAGAATCAGCTAACACATTCAGTAAAGGAATGAAAGAGACTCAGATTTTCATGAGACAGAACAGACGGAAAGTCTTTCAGgctgctgttattttttaattttcaacttACCGCAttaaaaaaccaaaaccaacaatctGAACTTTCTTCCCCTAACCTGTCTGTGACACCAAAGACCCAAGTTCATTGGGTCATACTGGTGATGTTAATCTGTAAAGATGATACACAAAAAAAGTTGTGTTCTTTACTTAAGACTAAGTAATGTCCCAAAGCAGCTGGGCAATGTTGTTTATAACAAACATCACTCAAACAAGAGGAAACAGTGCATTAGTGAGGGACTCTTTTAGTCACGGACGAATATAAAATTGGTGTTTCAGTAGTGAAGTATCTAGTATTTACAGAAGACTCTTAATGGACCACTGTGACCTGTAAGGTGAAGGTCTCATGACCGACAGGGGTAACGCAGCGAGCACTAGCTGGCATGTCTTCTGCCGTTAACCACTATTGATTAGATAAGATAATCTTTTATTGATCCCCCGGCAGCACAAGTGTagataaaaagagaaacttaaggagaaaaaaataactaaatgtgggaaataaaaaaaggaaaataaagaataaaatagaaactATACACAAATAATAATGTACCTACAATGAGTGATGTACTTGAATAAGGTTGTGTTGTGTGACATACTATTGCATTTTTATCTTGCAGACGAGGCTGACTGTGGGcttgaaaatcttttttttagtttttataaaGAAACCTGTCATAATGGACACATTTCAGTACAAACTGGTAGTCaatattgtgttgtctttttggCCAGTGTCTTCTTCTTTATTATCTGAGATTTCTTTGTAAGATAATATCTTGAtataacattatcaacagattgtgaagaaacaacagtgttgactttATGTCAAAAAAAGGTTTATGTCTGCTGAAGCTAGTGTGCTAACCACCTAGCTCTGGTCCATCCTGTCTCATGTACTGCAAGAGGCAATAGCCTAATAGCCCtcgtagtttcagctgggagatataTGTCATTGGgcagtttgttgtgtttcacaCACTCTCTTAGTTTTAAGACTAatacatgaacaaaataaactcacagaaGAAATATTCTTACTCCATTTATTcttaccaaacagaaaaaaaaatacgaCTGTTTGAATCAaagtttctctgttttcctgAACTGAGACGAGAGAagacataaactaaataaaaccaaaacagtcttggtttgtcttccCACAATCACCTGCTGCTCATGTCTGACTCCCTGTCGCTCCTCTGCCGAGTCCTGTCTCTACCCCCCTGCCACGTCTCCAAACTGAGCTCCATCGGtatcagaggctgtgttcagtcccaatctggtgtccagccgtgttcactCTCGGGCCTGCTAAACCCTATTGAGTTGGTCCTTGTCGCCTGTGGTTCCCGCCCCCCTGTGATCCAAGGTCCCGGTCCAGGAAAACCCAGGGCCACTGGctacacggctaactgagccatgagctgattagctaatggtagctagctaTAGACAACTGCTAACAAAAAGCAGCAGTCTTCAGTTACTGTGGTGGTATGGTGCGTCCTATATTTTTGGAGCCTTTGATGCCTTTAATGAGTTTACAGGAAAACTTTGGgtaaataaaagtgaaagaaCAAAGAAATTCAACCAGGTTTAACAACAGGATCAACAAGCTTTACTGCGATGTGTTATGAGCCTACAAGCTAGTCAGGTTAGCCTAATTAAGCCTTTGGCTGTCCATATCTGTCACGTGACCCACGCCCTGTGGCTTGTGTTAGTGGGACTCGGAATGGCAGTTTGCATGCTACTAAAGGACCATGTCACCAAGTGCAAAGGTGTTGCTTATTGTGATCAGTGTTTATaatatagaatatcaccagCCTTACCTTCAACCAAGCAGACCTTTCAGAAACAGATGATCGGTGTGAttgttaacatttatttatttcatcaagGTAAGACAAATGTTTCTTGCACCTTGCCTTTAGAGAAAGTTAATTTTACCCCTTAAACCGCGCCTCACTCACCTCAATCTCCTGCCTGATTCTCATTTAATTTCCTGTTGCAGCTGTCATCTTATTGTAATTTggttctttctttcctcttcgCTCCATCTCCTGCTTTCGTCTCCAGGCCTGTTCCAGAGGGCCATCGCCCAGAGCGGCACAGCTCTGTCCAGCTGGGCTGTCAGTTTTCAGCCAGCCAAGTACGCCCGGATGTTGGCCCGGAAGGTGGGCTGTAACCTCGAGGACACGGTGGAGCTTGTCGTGTGCCTTCAGAGAAAACATTACAAGGAGCTGGTGGATCAAGACATCCAGCCAGCCCGCTACCACATCGCCTTTGGGCCCGTTATTGATGGAGATGTTATACCTGACGACCCTCAGATTCTCATGGAGCAAGGTATGAGTTAACTGTGCTTAAGAGCCAGCGATTTCCAACAGTGTTCTTACCCTAAGTTTGTTCTTTTTAATAACCATCTGCACCATCTCGTTCAAGGTGAGTTCCTCAACTACGACATCATGCTGGGAGTTAACCAGGGCGAGGGCCTGAAATTCGTGGAGCTTATCGTGGACAATGAAAATGGCGTTCAGGCCAACGACTTTGACTACGCCGTGTCCAGCTTTGTGGATGACCTCTATGGCTACCCAGAGGGCAAAGACATCCTCCGGGAGACCATCAAGTTCATGTACACAGACTGGGCCGACAGGCACAACCCGGAAACCCGCAGGAAGACTCTGTTGGCCCTTTTCACCGATCACCAGTGGGTGGCACCGGCTGTCGCCACAGCCGACCTGCACTCCAGCTTCGGGTCTCCAACATACTTCTATGCCTTCTACCACCACTGTCAGACAGAACAGGTGGGTCTATGGATGTCTGGCCAAAGATTTAAGTTGCTAATTGGAAATGAATGAATCTATGCAGTGTTTTATATCAGTTATACTGTATCAACTCTGAAGGTGCTTTCAAGGAGTCTGGTTTCAGATCTCATAATCACCGTCTGCTTTGAGTCTGCACTGATCTCAGAACTCCATGTCGTCTCTTTACATTCCTGAAGTCTGAAGTCGAGTTATTTTCAACTTTGCCAGTTTGCACCTCCTACAGCTGATTAGCATGTCTGCGCATCCATTTGCATCTTTTATTGACCTAGCGTGCAACTGCATCACCTCTGAAATGAAAAGTTTCTTCAGCTACAACACACCTTGAAGCTTGAAATGTACAGAATCATTGTGCGCAGTTTAGTTTCCTGTAAGAACTGGAACACAACAAGAAGTTTGACACTAAACAGCAATTGCGTGTGTCCTTCACACAAAGATTGAGACGAGACTTCTTTACGTAAGAAATCTGCAAAATGTAAATGCTCTGTGAAATGAAGGCAGATTGCTTAATTGTAAAAAAGAGACGGTACTATGTTGTGCCGCAAATCAAGGTCTGATTTCCAATTACATCACTGTAATTGACTTACTACTTTGCAGTCGAAGAAGAGACTctagttttgttttcctcacttCTTACTTCTAGTTTTACTTGTACAGCTACTTTCTGCATATTTaggtttatatatatatatacatatatacccACAACTGCTATGACTAATTATGCAGTCCTGAAATATTTGAGGAGTCGTAATTAAATCCCCACATTATATTTTGGCATATTTTTCATTCAGCAGACGGCGCTGAATAAAATGCTGCTACATTTTAGTTTAACATTCAGCCCAAAGCCTCGCCTGTTCCATCCCTCTATTTCTcatgttgtctctctctgtaataCACTGAATAATGGGCCAGATATGGTAGgcaaaataatattaaaaacttATCTCATTTCCCCTTTTCCCTCCCAAAAATTGTTGTTTCCCAGCTTCtttgatgtgtctgtgtgtgttgcaatACCCattgtgtgtcagcagcaaAAAATAATCCCTTTCATTCTGCTGTATCTGTcacataaatgtaataataacgATCTGATTCGATTCATCTGCTGCTCATTAGGTACCACCATGGGCAGACGCAGCGCATGGAGATGAGATCCCTTATGTGTTTGGCCTACCGATGATTGGACCGACGGAGCTCTTTCCCTGCAACTTCTCCAAGAACGATGTGATGCTCAGTGCCGTGGTCATGACCTACTGGACCAACTTTGCTAAGACAGGGTATGATGACGCTGCAAACTTGGCTCCTTAGGGCCAACACAGATCACGTTGTATATGCTAGGACAGTACGATCACTGAAAGGGCCTGTCAACTAGCTTAAAATATTATTAGCTGCTTTGAGAGTGCAAATTTATCCATTAAGAGCACCCATGTGCTAGCTAGAAGCTATTCAAATGAAGTACTTTAATTGTGCCGTCAGTCATTTCATATCAGTATTGGTGTCTGCAATAGTTCCAAGTTTTGTCAGTGATCTTATAGGAAATAGGAGATTAAAGGAAAAGGTTGAAAATAGCTTGTTACAATAAAGCTGATGTCCTCCAATATGGCTGCCAGAGAGTAAATTATGTCACTTAAAAGATATAAGTGGCTGTGTCAGATTCTTTGTTTGTCTATGCTCAAATTTGGGGggtcttaaaggaaaagttcacccaaaaatgataattcagtcattatcttctcacccccatgctgacggaaagtcaggtgaagtttcgtagtccatgaaacatttctggagcttcacagcattttaaaaaaaaaaaacatccaaaaaaacaacatgaaatggctccatacagcttgtcctgTGTAATCCACGTCTGTGGAAGCCCTGAAATCCCaaattgtaattaattaatgttaacTAGCACTTTTAACACTATACTTCCTGTAAACTTTAAACATtgatcacatttattttcaatttttgcAAAAAGCTGCAGAGAACACTTATAATATTGAAAATATCGATAACGACCAAATGAGACTCTCTGAAATGTGACAATCGATGATGTAATTCTTATTAAAAAGCATGTAagtgttttattcattaaatcGTTTTTCCAGTCATTTTCTATGGAGCAACCTGATAACGTAGTCCTGTAAACGGTCAGCCAGGGggttatttaaacattttttggagACATTTGTTCCGCAGTCACTCTCACAGAGACTGATCAACATGCAATTACCATTACAAGCCCATGAACTAATTAATAATTACATTGTAATTGTGTTTCCTCAATATTAACCCACATTTGATGACCAGGAGTGGTGCATTGTGCTTTCATGCTTTATGGACTATGCAGTATAATTGGTATTCTACGCAGACACCCTCTACATATCTTCAAATACATTCTTAATTAATGGTCGTAGCCTGAAGAGTGACATTCTCGATGGGACAAAATTAAAAGACTTTCTtccccctgtctgtctcacGTTGCCTTTCAGCATATAGTCATGGCGGTAATTGTTTTTCGAGAGCGTAATGGGGGACATTGGCTTTTTCTGTGCACTGCCCAGTAGCCCTGAGGGGAACAGAAAGGCACTAATGATCTACATATATAACCCCAAATTGACGTGGAATGCCGGGTACCTGGGAGATTTATGCCACCAATTTGAATGGTTAAGCGTGTTCCTGATGAGGTCTGGCTGGCTCCATATGCCGCTCTCAGACAATGGGGCGCTCAGTGGGTCTGAATGGGCCTCCATAGCTCACATGGCTGGCTCTGTACTGCTCAGATTAAGTATAAGTGGGTCTGTTTAGCACAGGAACCCATGCTGAATGTCCTCTGTAAGCTTCTCTGTATACTGACTATAAGAGGGGAGTTCATTTTGGGGTTGCTGACCTGCATTTACAGCGTAGTTCATTCCTGTGTTATTATGGCCCCTGATTACAATGTTTACCTAAAGTAGATGGCACATCAGATTAAAATTGCAGCTGTTGTTTAGTTTATAGCAGCTACTGAAGCATTAGCTCTATGGAAATGATCAGCACGGTTGAACTTTACCCAAACATTTCTTGCTGGAAGCTTCTTTCTACgtatacattttatataaattgGTTCACTCCCAACAAGACAGCCATAATTTAAAAACTGTGACATGCTAATGTTTTAGCTTTTGAATAAAACTTCAAATTAAAGAAACTTCTGGGGTTATGAGCAATCTTGAGAACTCTTCATTCAATCAGAAGCTTTAGGAAAACCAATCATCTGTGAGCAGTAATACcccttttgacctttttttgaTTTTATCAGGTGTGATATCTCAGCTGTTGATTAATGTTGGATGAACCTAGGGGCTGCATCTCACGACTGTGTTCCAGTATTTTCATAATTACACTGATTAGCCTGAGGGAGATGCTACACTTaagtcaaaatgaaaatgttaataaacagTCTCTAAAGGTCCACTCCACTTTTATTTTAGCTTTACTTCTTCCTGTCCCCTAGAGTAGATATAACTATTTCTGATTGGCCAGGAAAGGGCTGCATCACGCATGGGAGGTGACATGTCTTCTGTTGCATTGTTTCAAACATGCTCGTGTACTGTGCTGCCATAAAACCATGAGCCAGATCTCACCTCTCTGTCAATTCTTTCATTTGAAACTCTTTCCTTCTTTGCTCTTTTTGTCAGGGACCCAAACCAGCCTGTCCCCCAGGACACCAAGTTCATCCACACCAAGCCCAATCGCTTTGAGGAAGTAGCATGGACACGCTACAACCAGAAAGACCAGCTCTACCTGCACATTGGTCTGAAGCCCCGGGTCAAAGAGCATTACCGTGCCAACAAGGTACAGTCAGACATTACTGAATTCACTCTCTGTTTTACACTTTCAGGACAGAGTGGAATACACAGATGGAAATATCGTCTCAGCTGTGTTTGGGTTTTCAGTTATCACTAAGATGGCTTACTTTCAATGGGAATAGATCACAGTGGTAACCTACTGTATAGTGCACAACTAAACACATCGTTATACCTGAACAACTGAACAGCACATACGTAATGTAACTAATACATGtaatataatacatatatgAAATGTAAACAACGATCCCCGACCTCTTCCGTATGCAGACTTGTCTACTTGACTACTTCCACTACTTCgcctgacttccttctttgctgccgtaataattaaAACAGCCACTAGAGATCGCCACCTAACAAGAAACATCGATAtaggtcgtaataagctgcttcacagtcgacctatggGCTGTAACTCACCTGCTCATGAGCAGCAAAAATTCAGAGGATAAgatcaaaatgtattaacagGTGAACTACTGACCAGTCCAATCACATTTGTCCCTGTCAGTATGTACTTTAGATCAGTAGTCACTTTGCAAATGGTGATTGTAATTGTTTTCAGTATTCTAACTGCAgcccttttaaaaacatctttggTTAATTATTTCCCAGTAAATTAtcaaatgcaacatttttgtcAGAAAGACCTTTTCCTTGTCAAGCATTAACTGTTTTCTTTAAGCAGTTTTTCATGCATTATCTGTAGTTTCCTTCTCTACTTTACTCAACAAAGCCTTATTTACGAACACTTTTGCAATTATCTTTTGCACTTAATGTTGCCATTGCAACAGCCATTTTGCACGGATTTCACCTTTACTCATGTTAAATACTAATAATGATCCGTTGGTGTTACATGTGAGGGGCTTGGACTGCATGATACTTTCATGTGAGTGGGCTAATGACTGGATTGGAAAACCCAGAGTTATGTGAGCTGACCAATAACTTTGGGATAGCAGTTATAGAGGATCACCAATGTAAGGCTCTGTGAAGTGAGGTAACCCAAAGAGAGGCAGGTTTTGGCAGCATTTTAGCAGTCTGTTGTTTGCATTATCCTCCAGTAAAAACTCCTGTAAGGATGACAGTCTTGCCCTTTGTTAATCTGAAAAGTAGAGTTGTGGATTTTGGACTAATGAAGTAAAATTTGTCTACAAAAGGTCGCACTAATTTTACTTCATCAAAATCAAAGCTTCTGAATTATTAATACTAATTTGCAATATTAGCACTCAAGTTATCAAAACGACAGATGTATGACTCATCCTAATGTAATGTCATACTGACTTTGGTATGCTGTTACTCCAGACAGTTCTGATATTCCCTCATTTTCTCTAACACTTaatattttctctcctcaggtCAACTTGTGGTTGGAGCTGGTTCCTCATCTGCACAGCCTCAACGAGGTCACCCAGCTCatccccaccaccaccaaggTTGGTACTAAATCATCCATATCTCACCCTGCTTCTAAAAATTAACTACCTGAGTCGTTCCCTCCACAGCAAAGGTTTTGGAATAGACCCAAGCAACTTCAAAaaggaatttaaaaatgtaatattcagtttgtttgttgacaCGACTTTTGTCTAATCCTGCCTCAAGTGCCTCTTGTGTACTTCAGTGGGTAGACATGATGTGACTTATTGCATATTAAAGTGCTATACTTACAAAATGCTTCTTTCAGTCAGACAGAACTGTAGTttcatgaggaggaggagaaaattcACACATCATGAGCCATCAGATTTACTGTCGGTTGTCATACTCCATTATCTAGTGATGCAAGTGCCATGATTTAAGAACTAGTGGATAATAATTTAAGAAGATAGTTTGTGATCTGCAGTGAATTTTAGGGCCCATAAAGGTCAATGGTCAGCCGTTGGTGATCATCTCTTGCCCTAGTTTTATGCGGTGTGTCCCTTACCGTAGGCAATTATCGACCCTTGTTGGCAGCATTTCGGCCAACTCTGAATTTGGAATTGGCAGAGGAGCCTgtcagtgagagaaatcactctgattggctgttcagttAAATGAATCAGTGCTTGAGAAGAGAACCGGAAAAAGTAATGGAAAGCCCCTTTAGCCTGTTGTTGTATGATTTCACCAATTTGGTGCGGTTTCTCCTTATGTTTCACCTCAGGTCTTCTTCACTGCCATGTGCAACTTTTTAGTTGACATATTCTTGATTAAATGTGGCTATATTAGTGAGAGAGGTGTCAAAATGGTGCTCCATCATCAACCAGTTTGTATATCCACAGTCGTGAGTCTTCCAGATTCTCTTTTTGAATGATGGCCACAGACTACCGCCACATGGTGGTGATAGCTAGTCAGCCATCAGCTGTCGTCTTTACGGTGTGTTcaaatgcagctttttggctgtCTTAATGTATTTAGGTTCACATTAGTGCAGTTTTCCACACTGACAATGACCCGGGAGTAATAGTAGACATTTTTGTTCTACAGGCTGGGAATCTGATTAAAAAGTTCAGATCGTGTCGGCACTGGGCAGATTATCCTTTCTCAGACAATATAACCTTTGAACATATAGTAGTTTAAACTCTTTTAAATACTGAATTTTGTTCTCGCTGTCTTCAGATTCCTTCACCAGAGGCTACTAACCGCACCCCAAAGAACAAGGTTCAGTCGACCAAGCGACCTAACCCGACTCCGTTCCCCACTGAGACCCAGGACAGCCACAACCAGCCACACCTGGTGGACCAGCGTGACTACTCCACTGAGCTGTCGGTGACCATCGCTGTAGGAGCCTCTCTGCTATTCCTCAACATTCTGGCCTTCGCCGCACTTTACTACAAGAAGGACAAGCGAAGGCATGATGTCCACAGGCGCTGCAGCCCCCAGCGGAACGCCACCAACGACCTGGCTCACactcaggaggaggagatcatGTCCCTGCAGATGAAGCAGCACTCAGACCTGGACCGGGACTGCAGGGGTGTCGGCGACTCCCTGCACCCGCACGACATGGTGCTGAGGACTGCCTGCCCGCCGGACTACACTCTGGCCATGAGGCGATCGCCGGACGACATCCCGCTCATGACGCCAAACACCATAACCATGATCCCCAGCACCATGGGGGGGCTCACCTCGCTCCACTCTTTCAACACCTTTCCCAGCAGCGGGCAGAATAACACCCTGCCTCACCCGCATCCACACTCACACTCCACCACCCGGGTATAGCCCTGTGTACGCACCCACGCAGGCAGGACTCTGATGGTTGAGGCAAAATCAAACgccactgctgcagcagagactaACAGCCAACATGCTGACAAACACAGATATGTCAGGAGCTGAAACGCCAGCCTGGAGTTGCCAGACACCCATGGAATAATGCTGGGATTGTACGACACCCTGTTAATACCTGAGGGAATATAGTCAAGGGATTTCTGGGGGTTTGGaccagagggaaaaaaaaaaaagtctaattatgttttttgtagaaaaattaaagacaagaagaaaaagtacaaatacgGAGCTGAAGAAAAACACCCTTACAAGCTAAAACATGAAGgcggatgttttttttattattatttttgttctgaTATTGCAGAAAAACAAGGTACAGTAAACTACTTTTTCTTTCTAGCGACAGACATGGCCTTCGGGATCTCTTGACAAATGAGTGCTTGACAGTATTATCTGGAAGCAGAACAGAGCATCAGACACGCCTCGGAGGTGAGAAGAGGGGAGCActttgtaaaagaaagaaaacatattgTTTTCCTTTGGCATCACACTGCAGATTACTCTGTGTGTGGGGGCACAGAGTAGATGCGCGCAAACCAGTTTAGGCATGTGTTAACTTCATAAATGGAGGCTATGTAAGATAAAGCAAAAACTGTTGTTGAATAGGGCAAAGGACGGACTGAAGACTTCAAGGAAAAAAGAAACCCTGTATGCACAATGGAacaattttgaggaaaaaataatgtcacagaTACTTTTCATCCATTTATTTTTGAGGATCGGGAACAATTTTATTGTATAGAACCTATTTACATATCTAGATCTGTACACTAAGCACCAAGGCTGTTTAAGCCCTCATCTCTTGGGGGGCGTCTATACTGCAAACCTGCCAGCAGGACTGAACCAGTGGGAAGTGGGGATCCACCTACTGGCTTTCTGGCAGTTCCAACTTCAACACAGAGAGCTGGAGGACAAAGGATAATTGGATATTTTAGCACGATGCGCATGACAATTTATCTGCTTGATGGCTGCTCTGCTGATTATGTCATTATTAAGAATAATTTTCACCCTCTCCCTTGCATTGGAGCAACTTCTGACAGATTTCCTGATTGGattacaggaaaacacacactccctcgCAGGACCATGGGAAACGCAGTTCCAGGTTGTGGATGTTGTGGGCTGGAGTTGGGTACAGGAAGGGGAGGGGCCGGGGATATGGTAAAACTTTCTTGCATAACATAATATAGCTTGAGTGGAGCTGGGCATATAAGGACTAGTTTTGTACTCTGTGTGTTGGTACTACTTTTTGATAGTGGTTAAATCACATTACACTGTATCAATCAAACTCATTGTACCTTCAGTTGAGATCAATGTTCTTTGCTATTCTACCTATTGGACAACTTTACCGTATAGAAGTAATTACCTGCACTGTTTAATCCATTgcccatttttcttttctttaactggaAGGTGTGTTGATTGAGTGCCATAGTGGATGCCCATTTGTATgaaaaaacagaggaagaaagcagtagaaaacatgatgaagagTGAATCTCTGGGCTACCtagccgttttttttttttttttcctttatccAGCCAAGTTCTGTAGAGCTGTTAAACCTGAATGCCTGTACATGACTAATACAAGTCAAAGGCCAAGCACAGACAGATCACATTGGGTAGAACTCGGTGGAAACGCACCGCAGGTCGATGTGAGGATGAGCGAGGGTCAGGGTAGGCAAATTCCCATGATGCAGTTTTCATCTAGTTTCAATCACTCTCTATGGTTGATCCTTGTTGGAGGCACATTGCGTTatggaaaggaagaagaaaggctTCCCATAGCAGCTGAGGCCCGCAGTCAACCCTCTTTACCTCACTTTAAAGAGCTAatgcttttcttcttttggCCCCGCTCTTTTTCTACTGAAGATTCTCTACTGTCTCATCTTTTGTACTGAGCTGACAGGTCGGGCTGTTTAGTAAAACGGTTCCCCCTCGCATCCACACCGCCTTCAGTTCACTGTCTCCTGCAAGGCTGCCTGCCATCGCTAACAGCTTTAGGTCAGTGAAGCCTCGGCAGCTAACAACGTTAGCCACCAGAGTAGGAATGTGTCATACAGCAAAGCAGACTGCAGTCGGATCCAGTCACTTAAGAGTCATTGCGGAGGTAAAGTGGTGATCTTCAAAACAAACCGAGAGAGGAATACCCTGGATGGCAAGCCTATTGTGCTCAAATATAAGATCTGAATGCTGGCGCAGAGATGCTACTTGGTAAGCTGAATCGCTTGTCTCCCTGTTTTCACTAAAGTGTAGATGTGTGGAGGCCTCTGTTGTGAGAATACTTCCTGCCCCTTTTGGCTCGCTCACAGGCACTGTGCAGTCATTCAAAATAATGAGTGCAGACTACTGTTACCCCATATAACTCTGCAGCAGACACGCTGGATGGGGGATAAAATCTAGTTTGTCACAGGGAGTGTTGCTTTTTTGGATAAGATTTAAATTGAATCAACTAATTACATCTGTTTGCTCCAGATTGTTTCTGCGGATGAAATGAACCGGCAGGGCTTGATCTGGGATTTAAGCAAAAGAAAGAATCCAAGCCTATTATCACACTTCATCATCATGGGCCAGGGACTTTCTCAATCCCCCTCCTCTGTAGAAACAA
This window of the Pagrus major chromosome 11, Pma_NU_1.0 genome carries:
- the nlgn1 gene encoding neuroligin-1 isoform X4, producing the protein MLPVWFTNSIDIVSTYVQDQSEDCLYLNIYVPTEDGPLTKKHTDVLLFPPPPDIRESGSPKPVMVFIHGGSYMEGTGNMFDGSILASYGNVIVITVNYRLGVLGFLSTGDQAAKGNYGLLDQIQALRWTSENIAAFGGDPLRITVFGSGAGASCVNLLTLSHYSEGLFQRAIAQSGTALSSWAVSFQPAKYARMLARKVGCNLEDTVELVVCLQRKHYKELVDQDIQPARYHIAFGPVIDGDVIPDDPQILMEQGEFLNYDIMLGVNQGEGLKFVELIVDNENGVQANDFDYAVSSFVDDLYGYPEGKDILRETIKFMYTDWADRHNPETRRKTLLALFTDHQWVAPAVATADLHSSFGSPTYFYAFYHHCQTEQVPPWADAAHGDEIPYVFGLPMIGPTELFPCNFSKNDVMLSAVVMTYWTNFAKTGDPNQPVPQDTKFIHTKPNRFEEVAWTRYNQKDQLYLHIGLKPRVKEHYRANKVNLWLELVPHLHSLNEVTQLIPTTTKIPSPEATNRTPKNKVQSTKRPNPTPFPTETQDSHNQPHLVDQRDYSTELSVTIAVGASLLFLNILAFAALYYKKDKRRHDVHRRCSPQRNATNDLAHTQEEEIMSLQMKQHSDLDRDCRGVGDSLHPHDMVLRTACPPDYTLAMRRSPDDIPLMTPNTITMIPSTMGGLTSLHSFNTFPSSGQNNTLPHPHPHSHSTTRV
- the nlgn1 gene encoding neuroligin-1 isoform X2; translated protein: MLPVWFTNSIDIVSTYVQDQSEDCLYLNIYVPTEDVKRISKECARKPGKKICRQGGPLTKKHTDDLGDNDRTDDEDIRESGSPKPVMVFIHGGSYMEGTGNMFDGSILASYGNVIVITVNYRLGVLGFLSTGDQAAKGNYGLLDQIQALRWTSENIAAFGGDPLRITVFGSGAGASCVNLLTLSHYSEGLFQRAIAQSGTALSSWAVSFQPAKYARMLARKVGCNLEDTVELVVCLQRKHYKELVDQDIQPARYHIAFGPVIDGDVIPDDPQILMEQGEFLNYDIMLGVNQGEGLKFVELIVDNENGVQANDFDYAVSSFVDDLYGYPEGKDILRETIKFMYTDWADRHNPETRRKTLLALFTDHQWVAPAVATADLHSSFGSPTYFYAFYHHCQTEQVPPWADAAHGDEIPYVFGLPMIGPTELFPCNFSKNDVMLSAVVMTYWTNFAKTGDPNQPVPQDTKFIHTKPNRFEEVAWTRYNQKDQLYLHIGLKPRVKEHYRANKVNLWLELVPHLHSLNEVTQLIPTTTKIPSPEATNRTPKNKVQSTKRPNPTPFPTETQDSHNQPHLVDQRDYSTELSVTIAVGASLLFLNILAFAALYYKKDKRRHDVHRRCSPQRNATNDLAHTQEEEIMSLQMKQHSDLDRDCRGVGDSLHPHDMVLRTACPPDYTLAMRRSPDDIPLMTPNTITMIPSTMGGLTSLHSFNTFPSSGQNNTLPHPHPHSHSTTRV
- the nlgn1 gene encoding neuroligin-1 isoform X6, which produces MLPVWFTNSIDIVSTYVQDQSEDCLYLNIYVPTEDVKCHVLMHLFTDMACQKPRAERRRQNEDFSDNDRTDDEDIRESGSPKPVMVFIHGGSYMEGTGNMFDGSILASYGNVIVITVNYRLGVLGFLSTGDQAAKGNYGLLDQIQALRWTSENIAAFGGDPLRITVFGSGAGASCVNLLTLSHYSEGLFQRAIAQSGTALSSWAVSFQPAKYARMLARKVGCNLEDTVELVVCLQRKHYKELVDQDIQPARYHIAFGPVIDGDVIPDDPQILMEQGEFLNYDIMLGVNQGEGLKFVELIVDNENGVQANDFDYAVSSFVDDLYGYPEGKDILRETIKFMYTDWADRHNPETRRKTLLALFTDHQWVAPAVATADLHSSFGSPTYFYAFYHHCQTEQVPPWADAAHGDEIPYVFGLPMIGPTELFPCNFSKNDVMLSAVVMTYWTNFAKTGDPNQPVPQDTKFIHTKPNRFEEVAWTRYNQKDQLYLHIGLKPRVKEHYRANKVNLWLELVPHLHSLNEVTQLIPTTTKIPSPEATNRTPKNKVQSTKRPNPTPFPTETQDSHNQPHLVDQRDYSTELSVTIAVGASLLFLNILAFAALYYKKDKRRHDVHRRCSPQRNATNDLAHTQEEEIMSLQMKQHSDLDRDCRGVGDSLHPHDMVLRTACPPDYTLAMRRSPDDIPLMTPNTITMIPSTMGGLTSLHSFNTFPSSGQNNTLPHPHPHSHSTTRV